The Malus sylvestris chromosome 12, drMalSylv7.2, whole genome shotgun sequence genome contains a region encoding:
- the LOC126593131 gene encoding eukaryotic translation initiation factor 3 subunit A-like, with protein sequence MANFAKPENALKRAEELINVGQKQDALQSLHDLITSKRYRAWQKPLEKIMFKYVELCVDLRKGRFAKDGLIQYRIICQQVNVSSLEEVIKHFMHLSTEKAEQARTQAQALEEALDVDDLEADKRPEDLMLSYVSGEKGKDRSDREVVTPWFKFLWETYRTVLEILRNNSKLEALYAMTAHRAFQFCKQYKRTTEFRRLCEIIRNHLANLNKYRDQRDRPDLSAPESLQLYLDTRFEQLKIATELELWQEAFRSVEDIHGLMCMVKKTPKASLMVVYYAKLTEIFWISASHLNHAYAWFKLFTLQKSFNKNLNQKDLQLIASSVILAALSVAPYDQTRATSHLELENEKERNLRMANLIGFNLEPRVDRGDVLSRSALLSELVSKGVLSCATQEVKDLYHLLEHEFLPLDLAIKMQPLLTKISKFGGKLSSASSVPEVQLSQYVPALEKLGTLRLLHQVSQVYQIMKIECLSQMIPFYDFSVVEKIYVDAVKHNFIAMKVDHMKGVMLFGNLGLESDGLRDHLTNLAESLNKARSMMYPPIKGESKLVEILPSLADTVDKEHKRLLARKSIIEKRKEEQERQLLEMEREEESKRLKQQKITEVAEQKRLAEEAEQRRNQRIRKEIEEKEIDEAQKLLDETRKKKKGKKHILDGGKVTKQSLMELALSEQLRERQEMEKKLLKLGKTMDYLERAKREESAPLIEAAYQQRLVEEQLLHEREQTLEVELSQQRHEGDLKEKNRLSRMMDNKTIFQERVLHRRHEEYERRRAEREEQISQLIWARKQERDAKRKKIFFVRSEEERLRKLREEEEARKREEAERKGKEEAERKAKLDEIAEKQRQRERELEEKERLRKEALFGRPAEIPRPAEPRTEPASAPPAVAPAPGKYVPRHLRQRGAEAPGQAPPEPDRRGIRPEDRPPPSSDRWRSDSDERRPALGGGGPRWSSSRGPTR encoded by the exons ATGGCGAATTTTGCGAAGCCGGAGAATGCATTGAAGCGAGCTGAAG AGTTGATCAATGTTGGGCAGAAGCAAGATGCATTACAATCGCTTCATGATCTTATCACTTCAAAGAGATATAGAGCTTGGCAAAAACCACTTGAAAAGATCATGTTTAAATATGTAGAGCTCTGTGTTGACTTGCGCAAGGGTAGATTCGCCAAAGATGGTCTTATCCAATATCGTATTATATGCCAGCAAGTTAATGTTAGTTCGTTGGAAGAAGTTATCAAGCATTTCATGCATCTATCTACTGAGAAAGCCGAGCAGGCTCGTACTCAGGCCCAAGCCCTTGAAGAAGCGCTTGATGTTGATGACCTTGAAGCTGATAAAAGGCCAGAAGATCTGATGCTGAGCTATGTCAGTGGTgagaaaggaaaagataggTCAGACCGTGAAGTTGTTACTCCCTGGTTCAAGTTTCTTTGGGAAACTTACAGGACAGTGCTAGAGATCTTGAGAAATAACTCGAAGTTGGAGGCTCTATACGCG ATGACGGCACATCGAGCCTTCCAGTTCTGCAAACAGTATAAGAGAACGACGGAGTTTCGCAGGTTATGTGAAATCATCAGGAATCATCTGGCAAATCTGAACAAATATAGAGATCAAAGAGACCGACCTGACCTATCTGCACCTGAGAGCTTGCAGCTGTATTTGGACACAAGATTTGAGCAGCTGAAGATAGCCACCGAGCTTGAACTGTGGCAG GAAGCGTTCCGTTCTGTTGAAGATATTCATGGCTTGATGTGCATGGTCAAGAAAACACCCAAAGCATCCTTGATGGTGGTTTATTATGCCAAATTGACAGAGATCTTTTGGATTTCAGCTAGCCATCTTAATCATGCTTATGCATGGTTCAAGTTGTTTACACTGCAAAAAAGCTTTAACAAGAATTTAAACCAGAAGGATTTGCAATTGATTGCATCATCTGTCATCTTGGCTGCACTCTCGGTTGCACCCTATGACCAAACACGTGCTACATCACATTTGGAACTTGAAAATGAGAAAGAACGCAATTTGAGAATGGCTAATCTCATCGGGTTTAATCTTGAACCCAGAGTTGACAGAGGAGATGTG CTTTCAAGATCAGCTCTTCTCTCGGAATTg GTCTCGAAAGGTGTGTTGAGCTGTGCAACCCAGGAAGTAAAAGATCTTTACCATCTCCTGGAGCATGAGTTCCTACCCCTTGACCTTGCTATAAAGATGCAACCATTGTTGACCAAAATCTCGAAATTTGGAGGTAAGCTGTCCTCAGCATCTTCTGTTCCAGAAGTGCAACTGTCTCAATATGTTCCCGCCCTTGAAAAGCTTGGTACTCTGAGGTTGCTCCATCAG GTATCCCAAGTGTATCAGATAATGAAGATTGAATGTTTATCTCAGATGATCCCATTTTACGACTTTTCTGTTGTTGAGAAGATTTATGTGGATGCTGTTAAACATAACTTCATAGCTATGAAAGTTGACCATATGAAGGGTGTTATGTTGTTTGGTAACTTG GGTCTAGAATCTGATGGGCTTCGAGATCACCTAACCAACCTTGCCGAGTCTCTAAATAAGGCTAGGTCTATGATGTACCCTCCTATTAAGGGAGAGTCAAAACTAGTTGAAATTCTGCCTTCTTTAGCTGATACTGTTGATAAGGAACACAAAAGGCTTCTTGCTAGGAAATCAATCATCGAAAAAAGGAAGGAGGAGCAAGAACGTCAACTTCTGGAAATG GAACGTGAGGAAGAGTCTAAGAGGCTCAAACAACAGAAAATAACTGAAGTAGCAGAACAGAAGAGGCTTGCTGAAGAAGCAGAACAAAGGAGGAATCAAAGGATCCGAAAGGAAATAGAGGAGAAAGAAATTGACGAAGCACAGAAGCTCCTTGACGAAACAcgcaagaaaaagaaaggaaagaaacaTATTTTGGATGGA GGGAAGGTGACTAAGCAAAGTTTAATGGAGTTGGCCCTGAGCGAACAGCTCAGGGAGAGGCAAGAAATGGAGAAGAAGTTACTAAAACTTGGAAAAACAATGGACTACTTGGAAAGAGCAAAAAGAGAAGAGTCTGCTCCTCTGATTGAAGCTGCATATCAACAACGTTTAGTTGAAGAGCAGTTACTTCATGAACGTGAACAGACG CTGGAAGTTGAACTGAGCCAACAGCGCCATGAAGGAGATCTGAAGGAGAAGAATAGGCTATCACGGATGATGGACAATAAG ACTATCTTCCAGGAAAGGGTCTTGCATCGTAGGCATGAAGAATACGAGAGGAGGAGGGCAGAGAGAGAGGAACAGATTAGCCAACTGATTTGGGCCAGGAAGCAAGAGAGGGATGCCAAGAGAAAGAAGATATTCTTTGTGCGGTCTGAAGAGGAGAGACTGAGGAAGCTTCGTGAAGAGGAGGAGGCGCGTAAGCGTGAAG AAGCTGAgaggaaaggaaaagaagaagcgGAGCGCAAGGCCAAACTGGATGAGATAGCTGAAAAGCAGAGGCAAAGAGAGAGGGAactagaagaaaaagaaaggttgAGGAAAGAAGCACTTTTTGGGAGACCAGCCGAGATTCCAAGGCCTGCTGAGCCACGCACGGAGCCTGCTAGTGCTCCTCCTGCTGTTGCACCTGCTCCTGGGAAATATGTACCCAGGCACCTTCGGCAAAGGGGAGCTGAGGCCCCTGGCCAGGCTCCTCCAGAGCCTGACCGAAGGGGAATCAGGCCAGAAGACCGCCCACCGCCTTCAAGTGATAGGTGGCGCAGTGACAGCGATGAGCGCAGACCTGCACTTGGTGGCGGTGGCCCAAGGTGGTCTTCGTCCAGGGGTCCAACCCGCTGA